The Gossypium hirsutum isolate 1008001.06 chromosome A03, Gossypium_hirsutum_v2.1, whole genome shotgun sequence genome contains the following window.
AATGCCAATTTGGGTTGATTGAGTACTCATTATCTCCTTGACAAGCATTTGGTGGGTgatttttaattaccaaatttcTATCTTCTATGAGACCCATGGCATGCCTTGAACTGGGGTAGTCTACCCTCACCTAAACTTTGGCTCGGTCTTATTTGAATTTTGCTAATATAGGTTATTTCAGGTTGAGGGAAGGACTGTGAAAGCTCAAATATGGGACACTGCTGGTCAAGAACGGTATAGAGCAATAACCAGTGCCTACTATAGGGGTGCCCTTGGAGCACTTTTGGTCTACGATGTTACTAAGCCGACGACATTTGAAAATGTAAGCCGATGGTTGAAGGAACTCAGGGACCATGCAGATTCGAATATCGTGATTATGTTGATCGGGAACAAAACTGATTTGAAGCATTTACGTGCGGTTTCCACCGAAGATGGTCAAAGCTATGCAGAGAAAGAGGGGCTTTCGTTCATTGAGACATCTGCACTGGAAGCAATAAATGTCGAGAAAGCTTTCCAGACCATTCTCTCTGAAATATACCGCATCATGAGTAAGAAGTCACTTTCTTCCGATGACCCGGCACCTGCAAGTATTAAAGAAGGGAAGACCATCGCTGTTGGAGCACCAGATGCCAACACTAAAAAGGCTTGCTGCTCATCATCTTGAACATCCATCTTTGATCATTACAATTAtaattcttcttttttaattacaGTTTGTCTTTCTTTTAGCTTGTCTCGTGCTTACGGTGTATGTAATAGCTGTGCACCATCTATTGCTATATTGACTCGAAATGTTAATTTTCTTGTGATTATGATTTAAAGGTGGGCAGTAACCTTCTTTGATATGCGGTAGTTAGTTGTTACATGAACTGAGAATTTCATGGAGGGTAAGCATAACAATAACCTCTCAAGTGGCTGAGAAAACCATTTACAATTAACCTGTTTGTGAATAGATCCAGCTTAAGTAAGTAGTAGATAATCATTTGGCAATGATTTGGTCATTGCACTCTACTTCAGTATTTTTAGCAAATAGATGCAAATGGCAAGTAATCTAAGCTATCACAGAAAATAATAGGACAAACATGAATAAGTGCATTTTAGTTTTTGAAAGATTTGCAACATGTTTACCGTCTAAAACAGAGTTTAACCATAACATGTGACTAACCACAGCAATTGCCCTTCTGCTCAATAGGCTTTCCCTTAATTTGAACACTTCCGGCAACCTTGTTAGCAGTTGGCTGGTTACCCATTCTGCATAGATTTTGATATAATATCAAATAGGGAACCTTCAGAATAAAGGCAGTTTGGAGATAAACAGTTTTCTGATGATCTAGACTAGAGTCCAGATTAAGAAAGCAATGTGACAGAATGATGCATCGAAAGCAATATTAAATGTCCTGAAGTGGATTGAGAACCTATTAGTAGGTGATGATAGCAATATCTTACTAATAATCAATCATGACCAAATAGTTAAATAGATCATATagcatttgaaaaaaataaaatgtatgaaagagAAGAATTCATTTTACTTTTTCTTGATTGCTCCAGCCATGGTTAAGAAAGCCTGCTCCACATTGATTGCATCTTTAGCACTTGTCTCCAGGAAGGGAATCCCAAGTTCATCAGCAAACGCCTGCGGTTCATTGAAGAACATGATAGcaaattaatcaaattatgaTGCTTGTAGTAAGTTATGTCATCATCTGTTGCAGATTCCATTAGTTCAcccaattttaaaagaaaaccaaaaattcCATTGGAATCTCAAAGAGAGCCTAAAACCTTTGTGGAACCCTCCAAGTGAATAAGACAATTAACTGATTATAATAGTTCAAGCATTAGAATCAAATGATAAAACACACCTTAGCTCTTTGCGTGTCAACAACCTTGTTTTCGACTAAATCACATTTGTTCCCAACCAAAAGTTTGCATACACTATCATTAGCATATCTGTCAATCTCATTCAACCACTGCTTGACACTGTTGAAGCTCTCCATCTCAGTAACATCGTAGACAATCTGTTGAAATCCCAATAGACAAAAAGGATGAAAAGGAAGAATGAAAAACTGTAAGTAATAATATCATAACCATATCATCTTATATCTTTGCTCTTCTACATGCTATGAAGAAACCATAAGATCtgaaaatgttaattaaaatatggCGACAGAAAATTTTAAGAGAAGTCGTGTTAACAAATCCTGAGGCAGAATCTGGACTTAATTGTCAGCTAGCTAACTAAAAAGGAGTGTGATTTTGGAAGCAGCAAGAATGTCAAAATAATTATGATACCTCATGCATTCCAAAACATAAATGAAACACAATTAGAGACTAAAAAATACAAGTTCCAGATTAAAACATTCAAAACAACATTTAGAAAGTCAGTAGTATCAATATGTATGGTCAGTAAGGCAGGCCCCCTTCTCTTTCAATTACTCGAGAATTAGGTAGTTTGGAAACATCAGAATATTGGTTGCATGTTTTACATTTGCAAGAAAGACAAAGGAAATCAATTAACAAATAATTTGATGAACAACTTTGTTTGAAACAGACTCCCAATCCAACCTCAGGTCTAGTTGGTATAATATTTCACGATTCTCAGATGAACGGGATTCAATTTCTTACTATTATTCCATGAGCTCCTCGGTAATAACTGCTTGTAATAGTCCGAAAACGCTCCTGTCCAGCAGTATCCCACTGAACAAAGAAACAAGAATAAAACGCATGTTGATTGAGTGCCAACTGAAAAAGACGGGAAAAACTTCAGAGAAGCAGATGCATGGCTCTTTGTCGCTAATTTTTCCCAACAATATACAGCTATGACCAAGTGTCAGAAAAGAACAGATTgctttacaaaaataaatttttccaacAAACATCATCCTATTGGCCATTGCAGACAACTCCTCGATCATTGCACAAATAAACACTCCTTTTGTGGTGCATCAAAACTGAAGCTATTTTAGCTATGCAAGCTATAGCTCCCTAGTAAACTGATAAAAAGGATTCCCTTTTCTCAATCATTACAAACCCATCTATAAAGTAAAGAAAGAACCATTAATAGACAATAGCCACAAAGCTAGAAGATAATAAGATATGGTATAATTCAAagcaaaaaaattatatattgtagCGTATTTTCTACCAAAACAACCATTTGATTCAAGAATCATGTGATTTGTACACGACTTGCCtgaaatatatatgaaattatgaagtCTAAAAAGTTATgaactttatttccttttttttttttcaaaggaaGAGAGGTTTGTGACCTAACGACATTCGAACAATATTTGAGCAGAAGTTAACTTCAGAAGAAGGAAACTATCGCGAATGCATTGTAAATTAACTAGAAAATTACTCTCTGAGAAAATTCGCATTATACTTACAATTTGCAGTTTGATTGTCTTGCCATCCAGCTCCACAGTTCTGATTTTCTAGATATgaacaattaaataatttttgttttcacattTTTAGTACATGGAAACAACTtccattatataaaaaatatgttcGAAAGAGAGAAAGAAACTCACGAAATCAACACCGATCGTACTGATGTAGCTATCCAGGTAAGAATCATCCTGgaaaaatcaaagtaaaaaacACTAGAAATTCTCAATCCTAATTACTCTAAGATTAACCTTGAGATCAAGCTAATTAAACATTCTTCTTAatttactctctctctctctctctatatatatataaaggcaaATGCCAAATCAATAAACAACACAATTAAACCGAATCAACCAACAAACCTTAATCtcaatagatttgagattggctACGGTAACAAAGATATAAAAacatttagttacacgaactctAATCATTCTTATCCATCGCCATCCTCTCTTAGCTTAAAGTTCTAATAGCTTCATTCATTATTTATCATCTCCAAACATTATCATAATTTTGTCTCCATTTCAACATTTAAATGGAAAAAGAACATTTAATAAACAAATGTAAcacaaaacttaaaaatttacaGCGAATCTGAGGAGCAAACAGGATTTCCCGACGGAGGAATCGCCGATTAGCAAAAGCTTGAACAGATAATCGCTACAAACGATCAAAGAAATGTGAGAAGAAATATAAGAAGAAATATAATAATTGCTGATAAATGGAGAAGAAGGTGGGGACTCACTATTCGGTGCTCATAATTGGATCGAaaaagaggaaaataaaaaagttagaGACGAAATGTCCTGTTTGTGTTTGGCAGAAAacaggaaaaacaaaaagttctACGTTTTTATGTCTCAGCAGAAATAGAAGTTTCTTTGGGCCTCTTGGCTAATGGTTACTACTCTCCCATTTAcatttttctaatatttattgtaatttattttttttaatttaactaaattaatatttatttaaaactatCACATTCTGAATTAATCAGTATAATGATGGAAGTAACCTTAACGTGtggaccaaaatgttttattttctttcattttcatttttttaggaaaattgatttgcattattttgtaaatttgtaTTCTTTTCATTCTGAATCTGTAATAAGAATTCGAGATATCTAAATGTTTAATAAAATCACTCAAAATAAACCGTAATATAATAGATATTAACATGGTTTTCAACTGTtggattgatttttttaaaattaaatagtaaaaatatatctcttatattttatgtatatttagaatttagtcttaatatttttatttttaaaatttagtttatttatttttaaaatttaaaaattcaagtggaattgttaacactgttaaaattattttattaaatttgttatgttctaaaattttttaaatattactcACTTAATAATCATATGATAAAAAAGACATTATAAtagacttgaatttaacaaaaataaaataacgaTGTCGACCAtcttaaattttatgttaaaattttaattaaaacgaaatatttaaactaattaattatattataaatattgaagtatcaaattatattaaaaattaaaatataaaatttaaatcttaaatttaaatacatataagaattgaaattgaattttgactatttttatgtaatctaaaaataaaaagattgaaaaataaccatgatgtaaaaaaaaaaaaaaagaaaaggccaGGACATGTGTCATGGAAGAAGGTTCTTTCCTTTTATAGTATACATTTCTTTGTTTGTCAATTCTATACCGATATACTAAAGGAACGTCCAATGGAACTTTTTCCCTAAAACACGTGGCACACACCCAtcagctcttttttttttcattttatagaaaatattaatttttaatttttaatatactaatttaatatttacactttaatttctaaaataatttagtTTGTATACTcttataattttatgaattaactcaaatagttaatatcattagttttttaattaaaatattacgttgttatatataatttgaaagtgaatttttaaatctataaaattgagagattaaattcttgaaaataaaagttggAGGATTATATCATTGTTCTTTTACAATGTCATTAGTTAGCCTAAtatattgttaactatttcaatcaaaatgttgATACCAATTCTTGTAAGAACACCATTTCCaacaaaaaagaaatatttcATCTTAACgagtttaaatgaattttttttataatttatgtaaatattttcaatgttatttttaCGGTTACATGTCTACTAgatgttttttttctaaatttcaaaacttgcaccaataaatttaatagatTAATTTTAGTTGTGATAAcaattggatttaaatttttaaatccaaaaagtaaatagtttaaatttttgaaaataaaagtaggattaaaatatatttcaaccttcaaatttatattctaaattttGACACAAACAAATAATAAACCCAACGAGAAATGCGAGAATCATACTAGTTTGTgattaaaattaacaatttattgaaatatgTTAAGAGTACAAGTACAACTTCCATGGTTCACGAGATCAACAAGAttctaaaaaaaacatttaagcACAAATTGATTCGAATtggtagaattttatttttatgtttttaatgatcATTCAATTGAATCATACAGATCAATAGTCCGACTAGTTTGATCACCATTTCTTGTTCTAAAAActttacttaaaatatatttaatttttaaatttttactttataatttaacataaataaataatcatttaTCTTAAACTAAAAtcttattatatgcaaatttattcgaaattattcttttttttaatacaaaccTTCCCTAAAAATGGACAATTGTAATTTTTTCTCAttataaatcattaaattataaatttatatataataaaatttcattttagctcttattaatgaaaaaaattgtttaatcctttttaaaaatgataaaatcatatattaatatatgataaattttattttagcctttgaaaattttataattcaatttcacccCTCCTAGAATTTTTTATAGATCCACCTATGCTTACTTCTACCCATAACCCTTTCCACCCGTAAATAGATAGAAAATATGTATTTAagtatactcaaactcatatccTTTTGATGGTTAAAATAACAACGGTGCCTACTGAACAATTCTTCTAAATTTTTAATCCAactatatttttatacttaatgactttaattataattattcatatatattaatattgacTGTATTGTATTTATAATTGCAATTATATTACTCTTTAACGGAACCCTGTGAATTAACTAAACTAATATATAAAATCCAATCTTATCCTGAacttgttgtttttaatttattctatATTATTAATAGAATGCATAGGGGTTAATTTATTGTAGTGGATGTCTTTTTACAAGGGTGgatagtaatttaaaaaaaaattagtgaaatttttactcttaaaattattatataaaatattaaaagatttaaatttttttataataactagaaattttatttcatatgtatGCGTGTGGAGATCACAAATTTAGAATACAAATGtctgttttaaaataataaacaataaataatggAACATAAGATTTGAAACtgattaataataacacatgaaatatgtacgttaataaaataaaaaaatattaaattatttatcataatgTTATTATCAATATAGACTCAGTGTCAAGTTAAATTGTGACACAAACTcaattaaattcattattaatatatataattgatgggATAATAAAGTagtcataataaaattaaaatgtataaaaatattaatgaagttttatttaagtagtaatttttttattaatatgcatatttttattattttttaaagtgaGAAGAGTAAAATATGCCcgaataatattacttattttaattataaaaagttatttttgtaactttCTAATTGAGTTGATGACTCGGTTATTTTTGTAACTTTCTAATTGAGTTGATGACTCGGTTGAGAGTGATATTATCATAgttagaaatttattaaaaatattttatttttataattaaattaatgtattataatattaattcaatcaaaatttttaaaaattttaaattatacaatatttgttaaaaaaatagtcACTTTATTGAATTTCGACTATTTTTccacataatattttaaaaatatgttttggcATTGTTGATATTATTgttcaattaataaaaaaattaaagacattgatattattttgaataatgaaatgacattattattattttaactttgaaaGCTAAACCTTAAACAATCAAATCTATTTATTAATCATTATCCAAAGACTTAACTCAAACCGACCAACGCTAATTTTGTTTTTGTGGAGTTGTTTTCCTCTTATCCCAAAATTTTAAACACAATTAATCAAATCCACACACTCATTTTCCTTCTTCCATTTTCATcattgatttttcaaatccagTTTTTACTTACTTTCCAAAAATTTGCTTTTTCAGTGAATTGTAATtagatttaatgattttttaggtATAACTTTATTTCCTTTTGAAGAATATACATATAATCCATAAATGGTAATTAATTTCATTACCTACAACTATAAATTAAcccaataaaaaaaaacaaaaatctaaataaaattttggtgggaggaaaaaaaaggagagggaaaatttaaaaaaaaaaaagagaagcaaAGCGCAATCGCCGTAGACGCCGCGAAGGCAAAAAGCCACGTAAGAACGGGAAGAACAACACATGAGCCAAAGCCATTGAGGAACTCCGAAGCAAGAGGTTTGGACGACACAGCTGGAGACAGGCTGTCACCAACAAAGTCCCACTCACCTATTCCCCAAAACTACGTTCTTCCTTTATTTCTCCTTCTTCATTCCCCTCTTTCATTTTTCTCTCTCCGAATCTTCATTTCTACTTTCGCCACCAGTTTTTAGGGTTTCTTGATCCTTTTCTTTGATTCTCCGTTTCGTCTTCCTACCTCGACGGATCAAGATTCCTCTCTTTGTAAGCTCTTCAGCGGTCTAACTTATATGCGTTTCTGGGTTTTTTGGGCTTTTTTTGGcgtttttctttatttgtttggtATTGTTGAGATTAACggatttttatgatatttttgatgaaatttggtagcattttggcataatgattgtACTGCATGCACCGGCGATGACTATGAATTTTAGGAAGTTCGATGAAtttgtgttttctttttgttCGTAAATTTTCTAAATGCTTAGATTTGAATTATTGATTAGCTGgaggttttagtttttttatttgtttgtttgaatAATTTGTAGTTAATGACAGAGGGAAATTTAAGGAAACAAATCTATATGTTTTGCAACTTCTGTTAATTCTTTAAAGGTTAGAGGAAATCATGCTTATTTCTACAATGGTAATTGCAGGAAAAAGCTTTTCCCTTTGCTATCAGgtaattttctttaagcttaaATTAATCGAAAAACTGGGTGAATTGTTTAGATTTTTCAGTGTGGTTTTAGGCAATCGATTTTATCCTTTTTTACTACAATAAATTAAGTCGCGGATCGCATAAGGAgcaacattttttttatcaaagtaTAAGGAGCAACATTGATAGATGAACAAGGGGATGTGTTAGTATcaaaaattctgtaaattttattaaaacttcCTGTGGAATTTAATGTCTGGAACattttttaccttttcttttttctttcatagGAGAAGTATTTGTGGGGCTGAAGGTGGTGGGTTTTATTATATTGTTCTGCATGCTATATAgaaatctttcttcttttgttATAATAGTTGACTTCAtaatatttttggttattttctgATTTATTCCCATAACTATTCCTCAGGTTTTTGGACAAAATCATTAAGTTTGAGCTAAACCTTCAAGTTATTGGCTGAAACAGCAGCCTTAATTTGAAACTTGTAAGTTCTGAATCAGTTGGTGCTTGACATACATGGATCTTGTAGACGGGCAAGAAGATACATGAGTTTGTTTGATAATGCAGCTTAATCATCTTCTCCCATAGTTAATCTTAGCACTGTCCAGTAATAATTCAGTAATAGCTTGTGGATATAATTCTCAGAAGGCTGCTTGTACACATTCAGAGGATCCTTTGTATCCATGCTGGCAGAGAGTATGCGTGGAATCTGTGTTTTGGGTAATGCCCCAGACGAGTTATTCTGCCGAAGCATTCGGTGTGTTGACAATTTGTCTAGTTGCTCTGTTGGTTCTTCTTGGTTTGGTGTGCATTGCATACTTGTTTTACTTGCATTCACATGTTCTTAGACAAGGATTTATTCAGCTTAGTTATTTCAATGGGCCTTGGATCATCCGAATCACGTTTATTTTGTTCACCATCTGGTGGGGTTTTGGTGAAATTATACGGTTAAATTTTCTAAGACGGCAAGGAAGAGTGTTGAATGCACTCAATTTGAAATGGCAAGAAAACATCTGCAAATGTTACATTGTGTCGAGTTTAGGTTTTGCAGAACCTTGCATGTTCCTCACTCTCGTTTTTCTTCTTCGTGCTCCATTACAGAATATAAACACAGGCATTCTAAGCAGAAAATGGAATGGGAAAACAGCACGCTATGTTATTCTCTACTGCCTCCCTGTGTTTGTTCTTCAACTTATTCTAATTTTGATTGCACCAAAGTTACACAAGGATAGGAGAGATTTACCGTCGTATTTCACAAGATCAGCTGCTCCAGTGAGGCAGAATTCTGATGACATTGCTCTTTGCACTTACCCTTTACTGAATACTATTCTTCTAGGGCTTTTTGCGACCATCTTGACTGCCTACTTGTTTTGGCTTGGGAGACAGATTTTGGAATTGGTTATCAATAAGGGTTTGCTGAAGAGAGTTTACACATTAATTTTCTCGGTTTTGAGTTTACTTCAATTAAGGGTTGCTTTACTTGGTTTATCTGTTTTATCTAAACCAGAAGAATTTCTGTTTGAAGCGCTTGCCTTCTCTGCTTTTATTGTCCAACTATGTTGTGCTGGGGTCTGCATTTGCATACTTGCATATTACCCGGTTAAGGATTGTCTTGCCCTGGGGAATCTTCACGACTTGGAGGCTACTAGGAGAAGGGGTTTTCTTGATGGTCAAAATGATACGGTTTCTCTTATCGCTGATCCGAGCCGTCTTGAAGGAAGTGTCGATGCCTCCTCTGTGCGTGGATCAATTTCTTTTCGGATGTATGAAAATGATGGAACCTCGACACCGACATTCGTGGAGCTGAGCTGCATCTCTAGCTGAGAATGTAACCCCACCTCGGACTACTGGGAGCAACCTTCAACACATGCTCGTGGACGACAAGAAAGTAAGCAAAGAAGAAACTGAGTAGTTGTGATGAATATCAATTTTGTGGTTAAGAAATCTGATTGTAAAGGGTTTAGCTTCAATAAGGATTCTTAATTCTTGGTTTGTTTTTCTAATTTTAGATATGATGGTTTTTGCTCGATGCAATCTATAATCCGATTCCCCTTTTCTGTAACGTTTCTTAtagccattttttttaaaaaaaaagtctgcATCCATAGTGTTTAAATTTACCTTGTTTTCTTTTCGAAACTTATAATTTGATGGTATAATATGAAATACCAGCAAGTAGTAATGTAATAATAAGCAGCTGGAGTTCCGTTACGTAAGTCGGATTCTGAATTATTAAATAAACTAGAGATTTTTTACTCCCTTTGTAAAAAAGTTTCCAAATTTATTCAACTCCTGTAGGTATATATTTGTATGTTCCATCATGTTAAATAAAAaacctagggttaattttgtggTTTGCCTCCTTCAACTATTGCTTCTTTTTGTTATTCTTCTCAGGTAATCAATTTCCTTTATGTTATTATGAGCTCTTGTTCTACGTTATTTGTTGTCTTTAATCATATGATATATTTGCTTCAATCGGCcaaatttgaagtttttttacCCGGTGAAGCAAAGCAGAGCTAAAGCCaaaattatagattttttttccctttcaattCTCATGTTATAAGAAGTTGTTAAATTTATAGAACTAACGATTCAAAACATTAATCAGCACTGCAAATTCTAAccgtatatatatatgcatgtttacTCGGCAAACATGTTCGAAACGCTTATGGACCAGTCctaaaccaaataataataactgCAGGATGCCGGAAAACTTTTCTTTGAAGGAGACCAAGCCGAATATAGGTGGAGGGAGAGTTTCCGGTGGCAGGGAAAAGCTCACATCCTCATTCGATCTAGTTGAAGTGACACATTTTTTATTTGTCAGAGTAGTGAAAGCGAGAGATTTAGCATGCAGCAATGCCACTGTCGGCGGTGGCGTTTGCCACCCGTTTGTTGAAATAAAGATTGGAAACTATAAGGGGAGCACCAAGTACTTGGAGATGAATAAACCAAACCCAGAATGGAACCAAGTGTTTGCCTTCACAAAAGATCGAATTCAGTCCTTATCCGTGGAGATCACCGTGAGAGAAAAGGAATTTGTAAACGATGAGTTTATAGGTAAGATTGCAATTGACATGTCTGACATTCCAACACGAGTTCCACCGGATAGTCCACTCGCCCCACAGTGGTATAAATTGGAGGCCGAGGCCAATTCATCAGTTGGTGAGTTGATG
Protein-coding sequences here:
- the LOC107938531 gene encoding ras-related protein RABD1 codes for the protein MSTEYDYLFKLLLIGDSSVGKSCLLLRFADDSYLDSYISTIGVDFKIRTVELDGKTIKLQIWDTAGQERFRTITSSYYRGAHGIIIVYDVTEMESFNSVKQWLNEIDRYANDSVCKLLVGNKCDLVENKVVDTQRAKAFADELGIPFLETSAKDAINVEQAFLTMAGAIKKKMGNQPTANKVAGSVQIKGKPIEQKGNCCG
- the LOC107938530 gene encoding ras-related protein RABA2a, with protein sequence MARRPDEEYDYLFKIVLIGDSGVGKSNLLSRFTRNEFCLESKSTIGVEFATRTLQVEGRTVKAQIWDTAGQERYRAITSAYYRGALGALLVYDVTKPTTFENVSRWLKELRDHADSNIVIMLIGNKTDLKHLRAVSTEDGQSYAEKEGLSFIETSALEAINVEKAFQTILSEIYRIMSKKSLSSDDPAPASIKEGKTIAVGAPDANTKKACCSSS
- the LOC107938496 gene encoding uncharacterized protein; the protein is MPQTSYSAEAFGVLTICLVALLVLLGLVCIAYLFYLHSHVLRQGFIQLSYFNGPWIIRITFILFTIWWGFGEIIRLNFLRRQGRVLNALNLKWQENICKCYIVSSLGFAEPCMFLTLVFLLRAPLQNINTGILSRKWNGKTARYVILYCLPVFVLQLILILIAPKLHKDRRDLPSYFTRSAAPVRQNSDDIALCTYPLLNTILLGLFATILTAYLFWLGRQILELVINKGLLKRVYTLIFSVLSLLQLRVALLGLSVLSKPEEFLFEALAFSAFIVQLCCAGVCICILAYYPVKDCLALGNLHDLEATRRRGFLDGQNDTVSLIADPSRLEGSVDASSVRGSISFRMYENDGTSTPTFVELSCISS